A single window of Deltaproteobacteria bacterium DNA harbors:
- a CDS encoding DEAD/DEAH box helicase family protein: MSEPNKTPEQIARDRIDQMLTEAGWSVQDKNQIDFGKAGGIAVREYPTDSGPADYVLFVERKPIGVIEAKRPEMGQNINVVAEQTAKYATANLKWIKDNKPLPLLYESTGEVTLFRDERDPKPRSREVFWFHQPQTLAEWIQQAQTLRARLQKLPSLAADGLRKVQVEAITSLEESFAAGRPRALIQMATGAGKTFTAITSIYRLLKYANAKRILFLVDTKNLGEQAEQEFMAYLPNDDNRKFTELYNVQRLSSSYIADSSQVVISTIQRLYSILKGEPLDEATELKNPAEYRLPRKEPLPVVYNPQLPIEYFDFIVIDECHRSIYNLWQQVLDYFDAFLIGLTATPDKRTFAFFHENVVSEYTHEQAVADGVNVGYDVYTIETEITKKGAELKAKRLVPKRDKLTRKKRWELLDEDLEYSAKQLDRDVVNPSQIRKVIRTFREKLPEIFPGRKEVPKTLIFAKNDSHADDIIKIVREEFDEGNAFCKKVTYKADEDPKSVLSQFRNDYFPRIAVTVDMIATGTDVRPLECLLFMRDVRSRNYFEQMKGRGTRVLDYDELKKVTPSATSRKTHFVIIDAVGVTRSLKTDSRPLERKPSVPFKDLLMSVLMGADDEETLTSLANRLARLNQQLDDREREQISEKAGKPLPQITRELLDAVDPDRIDQQARQENNLPPEAEPNEEQRKQAASTLAKQATSVFNGTLNELLENIRRTHEQVIDDQNIDKLVRAEWDGEARENAEKLTQEFADFLRENKDELLALRIFFDQPFRRREVTFQMLQDVLEKFRTDRPRLAPLRVWEAFAMLENAKGKSPMSELTALISLIRRVTGIDEKLTPFNETVNRNFKTWIFKRHQGAGEKFTEMQIAWLRMIRDHIASSHHLERGDLELAPFDAHGGLGKMWQLFGEEMDRIIDEMNEVLAA, from the coding sequence ATGAGCGAGCCCAACAAAACACCGGAACAGATTGCCCGAGACCGTATCGACCAAATGCTCACTGAGGCCGGGTGGTCAGTGCAGGATAAAAACCAGATAGACTTTGGCAAAGCCGGGGGAATTGCGGTGCGGGAATATCCCACTGACAGTGGTCCGGCAGATTATGTGCTTTTTGTTGAACGTAAGCCCATCGGCGTCATCGAGGCCAAACGCCCTGAAATGGGTCAAAATATCAATGTAGTGGCGGAACAGACTGCCAAATATGCCACGGCCAATCTGAAATGGATCAAAGACAATAAGCCTTTGCCCCTACTTTACGAGAGCACAGGCGAAGTCACCCTGTTCCGTGATGAACGTGATCCCAAGCCCAGATCCCGTGAGGTGTTCTGGTTTCACCAGCCACAGACGCTGGCTGAGTGGATACAGCAAGCTCAAACTCTGCGCGCACGTCTGCAAAAACTGCCGTCCCTGGCAGCCGATGGGCTGCGCAAAGTACAGGTCGAGGCGATTACCAGCCTGGAAGAATCGTTTGCGGCAGGTCGCCCCCGCGCCCTCATTCAGATGGCAACCGGCGCAGGCAAGACCTTCACGGCCATTACCTCTATCTACCGACTCCTCAAATACGCCAATGCTAAACGTATCCTCTTCCTGGTGGACACCAAAAACCTGGGGGAACAGGCGGAACAGGAATTCATGGCCTATCTGCCAAACGACGATAACCGTAAGTTCACCGAGCTTTACAACGTGCAGCGCCTTTCATCCAGCTATATCGCAGACTCCAGCCAGGTGGTCATCTCCACCATTCAACGTCTTTACTCCATCCTCAAAGGCGAACCGCTGGACGAGGCCACGGAACTGAAAAATCCTGCCGAATACCGTCTGCCCCGCAAGGAACCCCTGCCTGTGGTCTATAACCCACAGCTCCCCATCGAGTATTTTGATTTTATCGTTATCGACGAGTGCCACCGCTCCATCTACAACCTCTGGCAACAGGTGCTCGACTATTTTGACGCCTTCCTCATTGGCCTTACCGCCACGCCGGACAAGCGCACCTTTGCCTTTTTCCATGAAAACGTGGTCAGCGAATACACCCATGAACAGGCCGTGGCCGACGGTGTCAACGTTGGCTACGATGTCTATACCATCGAAACCGAAATCACTAAAAAAGGAGCGGAACTCAAGGCCAAACGCCTGGTGCCCAAACGCGATAAACTGACCCGCAAAAAGCGCTGGGAGCTCCTGGATGAAGACTTGGAATACTCGGCCAAACAGCTTGACCGGGATGTGGTCAATCCCAGCCAGATCCGCAAGGTGATCCGTACCTTCAGGGAGAAATTGCCGGAAATATTTCCCGGCCGAAAGGAAGTGCCCAAAACCCTCATCTTTGCCAAGAATGACAGCCACGCCGATGACATCATCAAAATCGTGCGCGAAGAATTTGACGAAGGTAACGCCTTTTGCAAAAAGGTCACTTACAAGGCGGATGAAGACCCCAAATCGGTGCTTTCCCAGTTCCGCAATGACTACTTTCCCCGCATCGCTGTGACTGTCGATATGATCGCCACCGGCACCGATGTACGACCGCTGGAATGTCTGCTCTTTATGCGCGATGTCAGGTCCCGTAACTATTTCGAACAGATGAAAGGGCGCGGCACCCGGGTGCTGGACTACGACGAACTCAAGAAAGTGACTCCTTCTGCCACCAGCCGAAAGACCCATTTTGTCATTATTGACGCCGTGGGCGTGACCAGGTCCCTCAAGACAGACAGCCGTCCTCTTGAACGCAAGCCCTCGGTTCCATTCAAGGACCTGCTCATGTCCGTGCTCATGGGCGCAGATGACGAAGAAACCTTAACCTCGCTGGCCAACCGACTGGCGCGCCTGAACCAGCAGCTTGACGACAGAGAGCGTGAACAGATCAGCGAAAAGGCGGGCAAGCCCCTGCCGCAAATCACCCGCGAATTGCTGGACGCGGTTGACCCGGACCGCATCGACCAGCAGGCAAGACAGGAAAATAACCTGCCGCCCGAAGCCGAGCCAAACGAAGAACAGCGCAAGCAGGCCGCCTCGACCCTGGCAAAACAGGCAACATCCGTATTTAACGGTACACTGAACGAATTGCTTGAAAACATCCGCCGCACACACGAACAGGTGATTGACGACCAGAACATTGACAAACTCGTCCGGGCGGAATGGGACGGCGAGGCCAGGGAAAACGCGGAAAAACTCACCCAGGAATTTGCCGACTTTCTGCGGGAAAACAAAGATGAGCTGCTGGCGCTGCGCATCTTCTTCGATCAGCCCTTCCGCCGTCGGGAAGTTACTTTCCAGATGCTGCAGGATGTTTTGGAAAAGTTCCGCACCGACAGGCCAAGACTTGCCCCTTTACGGGTCTGGGAGGCCTTTGCCATGCTTGAAAACGCCAAGGGCAAGTCACCCATGAGTGAACTGACTGCCCTGATTTCGCTCATTCGCCGAGTGACCGGCATTGACGAGAAACTGACGCCTTTTAATGAGACGGTGAACCGCAATTTCAAGACCTGGATATTCAAGCGCCACCAGGGCGCTGGGGAGAAATTCACAGAGATGCAGATCGCCTGGCTGCGCATGATCCGCGACCATATCGCATCCTCCCACCACCTGGAACGAGGTGACCTGGAACTGGCTCCCTTTGATGCCCACGGTGGCTTGGGGAAAATGTGGCAGCTCTTTGGCGAAGAAATGGACCGGATCATTGATGAGATGAACGAGGTGCTGGCGGCATGA